The following is a genomic window from Hymenobacter sp. APR13.
GCGCTGAGCTGCACCTCGTGCACGCCTACTCGCCGATGCCACTCACGGCCACCGAGTTCGGGGTCATCATGCCGCCCATTGACACCCGCTACGTGCAGGAAACCCGGCAGGCGCTGGAGCAGGTGGCAGCCGGCCTCCCGGTGCCGGCCACGGCCGAGCTGCTGGAAACCGACTGGTACGGGGCAGTGGTGCACACCCTCAGCCATTACCATCCGCTGCTGCTGGTAGCCGGCCTCACGGCTACCGAGGGCCTGCTGGATGAGTGGCTCAGCAACCGTGCCCTGCCCCTGGCCCACGAAACCGGCTACCCGCTGCTGCTGGTGCCCGAGCACCTGCCCGACACGGCCCTGCACGCGCCGCGCCGCCTGGCCCTGGCCGTCGAGGACCGGGCGTTTCGGCTGGCGCCGGCCGCCACCGCCGTGGCGCCCCTGCTCGATGCGCTGGACACCGAGGTAGTGGCAGTGTGCGTGCTGCCCGCCGAACAGCGCGCCGGGGGCTGGACCGGGCTGCAGGCCCTGCAGCACTCCGGCCTGAGTGCCGCCATTAGTGGCTGCGGGCTGCACAAAGTCACCGGCGACGCACTGGGGCCAGGCATTCTGCAGGCCGCGGCAGAGTTGTCGGCGGATATGGTGGGTTTGCTCGACCAGGGCCACGGCTGGATACACAAGCTCTTCCACGGCAGCGTCATCGACCATGTGCTGCGCCACACGCCGCTGCCGGTGCTGCTACTGCCCACCGACCCGCAGCCGCTTCTGCCCGGCTAAGCCAGTTTTTCCGGCCGGCTGGCAGCATGCCACCGGTTAGCAGCATCCTTCCACTCCTGAAACCAGGCGGGGCGGGCATCAGGCACTGGCCTGGTACCCGCCCCGCTTACTGTTGCCCTGCGCACCGGGTTCCGTTTATCATATCATTAACTGCCGCCATGCACGCTGCACTCCCCGCTCCCGCCCCGCCGAAACCGGCCCCCTCGGCCGCTGCCTCCGTGGCCGGCGAAACTGCCGGCGGCCTGGGCCTCACCGATGCCGCCGTAGCCGCAGCTCGCCGGGCGCATGGCAGCAACACCCTGGCGGCATCCGCCGGGGCCGGCTGGCTAGGCACCCTGAAGGAAGTAGTGCTGGAGCCCATGTTCTTGATGCTGCTGACGGCCGGCGGCCTCTACGTGGCGCTGGGCCAGGCCCAGGAAGCCATTACGCTGCTGCTGGCCCTGCTGCTGGTAGCGGGCATTTCCCTCTACCAGAATATCCGCAGCAACCAGGCCCTGAGCGCCCTGCGCGAGCTTACCCAGCCCCAAGCCCAGGTCCGGCGCAACGGGGCGGTGGTTACGGTGCCGGTTGAGAAGTTGGTGGTAGGCGATGCTGTGCTGGTAGCCGAGGGCAGCCGCCTGCCCGCCGACGGCACCGTCACCGAGCTCAACGACTTTTCGGTGGATGAGGCCATTTTGACCGGGGAGGCCGTACCGGTAGCCAAGGCCCGCGGCGACGCCGTGTTTGGCGGCACCAGCGCCGTGACTGGCAGCGCCTGGCTGCAGCTTACGGCCGTGGGCAACAGCTCTCGGCTGGGCGTCATCGGCCACAGTATGGAAAGCATAATCACCGAAAAAACGCCCCTGCAGCGGCAGGTGCACCAGTTTGTGCTGCGCATGGCCTGGGTGGGCGCGGGTGCCTTTGCGCTGGTGTGGGGCGTGAACTATGCGCACTCCGGCAACTGGGTGACGGCGCTGCTGTTTGGGCTTACGCTGGCCATG
Proteins encoded in this region:
- a CDS encoding universal stress protein, translated to MKPNLVVLTDFSAAAERARAYAAALAAALGAELHLVHAYSPMPLTATEFGVIMPPIDTRYVQETRQALEQVAAGLPVPATAELLETDWYGAVVHTLSHYHPLLLVAGLTATEGLLDEWLSNRALPLAHETGYPLLLVPEHLPDTALHAPRRLALAVEDRAFRLAPAATAVAPLLDALDTEVVAVCVLPAEQRAGGWTGLQALQHSGLSAAISGCGLHKVTGDALGPGILQAAAELSADMVGLLDQGHGWIHKLFHGSVIDHVLRHTPLPVLLLPTDPQPLLPG